From a single Nostoc edaphicum CCNP1411 genomic region:
- a CDS encoding phage tail protein, producing MVQSRSSPAVSIQLTPMQIPEALPVAGLAFANAENIDVAGRSLLLHPGHPSEMIVQVQNLEQRPLRVSLSVEGNFPSQWCQIGTEGSEIPPRGQMDAVLYFSIPDTFFEDQEAISPGKKDKLTLNFRSLITLHIDPGTDNEQIERSEYFDLYIRPYTAYMEFLPILYREVDFIGRFMKIFEQAFQPIVNSYNVMWANLDPLTAPQALLPFMAHWVAWQVDSVWDLQQQRRLIRRAVELYRWRGTRKGLRLYLHLYTGLPLDEHLPNEADKHISITEPFGPSFIIGDAQLGNAVLAGGQPYHFIVRLRSNISSGIINEELIQRIIEQEKPAFCTYELSIENPSN from the coding sequence ATGGTTCAAAGTCGCTCTAGTCCAGCTGTAAGCATTCAATTAACGCCGATGCAAATTCCTGAAGCTTTACCTGTGGCAGGTTTAGCATTTGCAAATGCAGAAAATATCGATGTAGCTGGACGTAGTTTGCTCTTGCATCCTGGACATCCCAGCGAGATGATTGTGCAAGTGCAAAACTTAGAACAACGTCCTTTGCGGGTAAGCTTAAGCGTTGAAGGAAACTTTCCATCTCAGTGGTGTCAGATTGGTACAGAAGGCAGTGAGATACCGCCTCGTGGACAAATGGACGCTGTTCTCTACTTCTCAATTCCCGACACATTTTTTGAAGACCAGGAAGCAATTTCCCCTGGAAAAAAAGACAAACTAACACTCAATTTTCGCAGCCTAATTACTCTACATATAGACCCAGGCACGGACAACGAACAAATCGAAAGAAGCGAATATTTCGATTTATACATCCGTCCCTACACTGCCTACATGGAATTCTTGCCAATTTTGTATCGGGAAGTGGATTTTATTGGTCGCTTCATGAAGATATTTGAGCAAGCTTTTCAACCAATAGTTAATAGTTACAATGTCATGTGGGCAAACCTCGATCCCTTGACAGCACCGCAAGCACTACTACCATTTATGGCTCATTGGGTTGCTTGGCAAGTAGATTCAGTTTGGGATCTCCAACAACAGCGACGTTTAATTCGCCGGGCTGTAGAACTTTATCGCTGGCGGGGAACTCGTAAAGGATTGCGTCTCTATTTACATCTTTATACTGGTTTGCCGCTAGACGAACATTTACCTAATGAAGCCGATAAACATATTAGTATTACAGAACCTTTTGGCCCAAGTTTTATTATAGGAGATGCCCAATTAGGAAATGCCGTTTTAGCAGGTGGACAACCATATCATTTTATAGTGCGTTTGCGTTCCAACATTTCTAGTGGCATCATCAACGAAGAACTTATCCAAAGAATTATAGAGCAAGAAAAACCCGCTTTTTGCACCTATGAATTATCTATCGAAAATCCCTCTAATTAA